In Solanum stenotomum isolate F172 chromosome 6, ASM1918654v1, whole genome shotgun sequence, one DNA window encodes the following:
- the LOC125867520 gene encoding metal tolerance protein 11 isoform X1, producing the protein MLELVPPDGDHGGECGGEEQLLLMEANNVDRSWRLNFDELRLSSENKEKPHPHGLHDCLGVLSQEDNIAVYYQQQVEMLEGFNEMDALADRGFVPGMSKEEREKLARSETTAIRISNIANMVLFAAKVYASVKSGSLAIIASTLDSLLDLLSGFILWFTAFSMQTPNPYQYPIGKKRMQPLGILVFASVMATLGLQIILESMRTLISDESDFSLTKEQEIWVIGIMVFVTLVKLVLVLYCRSFTNEIVKAYAQDHFFDVITNIIGLVAALLANYFSGWIDPVGAMILALYTIRTWSMTVLENVNSLIGKAAAPEYLQKLTYLCWNHHKAIKHIDTVRAYTFGSHYFVEVDIVLPADMPLQEAHDIGESLQEKLELLPEIERAFVHLDYEYSHKPEHAQAYL; encoded by the exons ATGTTGGAATTAGTGCCTCCCGACGGCGATCACGGCGGAGAATGCGGCGGCGAAGAGCAGCTGTTGTTGATGGAGGCGAACAATGTCGACAGGTCATGGAGGTTGAACTTCGATGAACTACGGTTATCGTCTGAGAATAAAGAGAAACCTCATCCTCATGGATTACATGATTGTCTCGGTGTattga GTCAAGAAGACAACATTGCTGTGTACTACCAGCAACAAGTGGAAATGCTCGAGGGCTTCAATGAAATGGATGCCTTGGCTGATCGTGGTTTTGTACCTGGGATGTCAAAG GAAGAGAGGGAAAAATTGGCCAGAAGTGAAACAACTGCCATTAGGATATCAAATATTGCAAACATGGTTCTCTTTGCCGCTAAAGTATATGCATCTGTGAAGAGTGGTTCATTGGCCATCATAGCATCCACATTGGATTCACTGCTTGATCTTCTCTCTGGTTTCATTTTATGGTTTACAGCTTTCTCCATGCAGACACCAAACCCGTATCAATATCCTATCGGAAAGAAACGTATGCAGCCTTTG GGAATCCTTGTATTTGCTTCTGTCATGGCGACTTTGGGACTGCAGATAATTCTGGAGTCTATGCGTACACTAATATCCGAT GAGTCTGATTTCAGCCTTACCAAGGAGCAAGAGATATGGGTTATCGGGATTATGGTTTTTGTGACTTTGGTGAAACTAGTTTTGGTGTTGTATTGCCGGTCTTTCACCAATGAGATTGTGAAAGCATATGCCCAGGATCATTTCTTCGATGTTATCACAAACATTATTGGACTAGTCGCGGCATTGCTTGCTAACTACTTCAGTGGCTGGATAGACCCTGTTGGAGCTATGATT CTCGCGCTGTATACCATTCGAACATGGTCAATGACCGTGTTAGAGAACGTGAACTCTCTTATCGGTAAGGCAGCTGCACCAGAATATCTACAGAAGCTGACTTACCTCTGCTGGAACCATCACAAAGCCATAAAACATATAGATACAGTGAGAGCCTATACATTTGGTTCTCACTACTTTGTCGAAGTTGATATCGTCCTACCTGCAGACATGCCCTTACAAGAGGCACATGATATCGGCGAGTCATTGCAGGAGAAGCTCGAATTATTGCCAGAGATCGAACGTGCCTTTGTTCATCTCGACTATGAATACAGCCACAAACCTGAACATGCACAGGCATACCTATAA
- the LOC125867508 gene encoding protein TIC 20-I, chloroplastic-like, with the protein MILNGYSLRSGGICKPYKACSSKSYGSASSCSPLPPSKVLVSCVRRSPAPHQYPTSCSKGFSFLDLSSASSLLSTGEYGGLSIAIPQLPRRSQLSMTPRASKDVPYSYRFPPMTKKPRWWWRTLACLPYLMPLHETWMYAETAYHLHPFLEDFEFLTYPFLRAIGRLPGWFLMAYFFVAYLGVVRRKEWPHFFRFHVVMGMLLEIALQVIGTISRWMPLAVYWGKVGMHFWTAVAFAYLFTVLESIRCALAGMYADIPFVCDAAYIQIPYD; encoded by the exons ATGATCCTAAATGGATATTCCTTGAGGTCTGGGGGTATTTGTAAGCCTTACAAGGCATGTAGCTCCAAGTCCTATGGATCTGCATCGTCATGCAGCCCGCTGCCGCCTTCCAAGGTTTTAGTCTCATGTGTTAGACGTTCACCAGCACCTCATCAGTATCCAACATCCTGCTCCAAAG GATTCAGCTTCCTTGATCTTTCTTCTGCATCATCACTTCTTTCAACTGGTGAATATGGTGGTCTTTCTATTGCTATACCCCAGTTACCAAGGCGAAGCCAATTGTCCATGACCCCTAGAGCATCGAAGGATGTCCCCTATAGTTACAGATTCCCTCCGATGACCAAAAAGCCGAGGTGGTGGTGGAGAACCTTAGCATGCCTCCCTTACTTGATGCCACTTCACGAGACTTGGATGTATGCTGAGACAGCATATCATCTCCACCCATTCTTGGAAGATTTTGAGTTTCTGACATACCCTTTCCTCAGAGCTATTGGGAGATTACCGGGCTGGTTTTTAATGGCATACTTCTTTGTTGCTTATCTTGGTGTAGTGAGGAGAAAGGAATGGCCTCATTTCTTTAGGTTCCATGTGGTAATGGGGATGCTACTCGAGATTGCCTTGCAGGTTATCGGGACTATAAGCCGTTGGATGCCACTGGCGGTATATTGGGGCAAGGTTGGCATGCATTTTTGGACCGCCGTCGCGTTTGCGTATCTGTTCACAGTTTTAGAGTCCATAAGATGTGCACTTGCTGGGATGTATGCTGACATTCCATTTGTGTGTGATGCAGCTTATATCCAAATACCTTACGATTAA
- the LOC125867520 gene encoding metal tolerance protein 11 isoform X2, whose protein sequence is MSSRDPLVSSMSLQFLGQEDNIAVYYQQQVEMLEGFNEMDALADRGFVPGMSKEEREKLARSETTAIRISNIANMVLFAAKVYASVKSGSLAIIASTLDSLLDLLSGFILWFTAFSMQTPNPYQYPIGKKRMQPLGILVFASVMATLGLQIILESMRTLISDESDFSLTKEQEIWVIGIMVFVTLVKLVLVLYCRSFTNEIVKAYAQDHFFDVITNIIGLVAALLANYFSGWIDPVGAMILALYTIRTWSMTVLENVNSLIGKAAAPEYLQKLTYLCWNHHKAIKHIDTVRAYTFGSHYFVEVDIVLPADMPLQEAHDIGESLQEKLELLPEIERAFVHLDYEYSHKPEHAQAYL, encoded by the exons ATGAGTTCAAGGGATCCGTTAGTTTCCTCAATGTCTCTGCAGTTCTTAG GTCAAGAAGACAACATTGCTGTGTACTACCAGCAACAAGTGGAAATGCTCGAGGGCTTCAATGAAATGGATGCCTTGGCTGATCGTGGTTTTGTACCTGGGATGTCAAAG GAAGAGAGGGAAAAATTGGCCAGAAGTGAAACAACTGCCATTAGGATATCAAATATTGCAAACATGGTTCTCTTTGCCGCTAAAGTATATGCATCTGTGAAGAGTGGTTCATTGGCCATCATAGCATCCACATTGGATTCACTGCTTGATCTTCTCTCTGGTTTCATTTTATGGTTTACAGCTTTCTCCATGCAGACACCAAACCCGTATCAATATCCTATCGGAAAGAAACGTATGCAGCCTTTG GGAATCCTTGTATTTGCTTCTGTCATGGCGACTTTGGGACTGCAGATAATTCTGGAGTCTATGCGTACACTAATATCCGAT GAGTCTGATTTCAGCCTTACCAAGGAGCAAGAGATATGGGTTATCGGGATTATGGTTTTTGTGACTTTGGTGAAACTAGTTTTGGTGTTGTATTGCCGGTCTTTCACCAATGAGATTGTGAAAGCATATGCCCAGGATCATTTCTTCGATGTTATCACAAACATTATTGGACTAGTCGCGGCATTGCTTGCTAACTACTTCAGTGGCTGGATAGACCCTGTTGGAGCTATGATT CTCGCGCTGTATACCATTCGAACATGGTCAATGACCGTGTTAGAGAACGTGAACTCTCTTATCGGTAAGGCAGCTGCACCAGAATATCTACAGAAGCTGACTTACCTCTGCTGGAACCATCACAAAGCCATAAAACATATAGATACAGTGAGAGCCTATACATTTGGTTCTCACTACTTTGTCGAAGTTGATATCGTCCTACCTGCAGACATGCCCTTACAAGAGGCACATGATATCGGCGAGTCATTGCAGGAGAAGCTCGAATTATTGCCAGAGATCGAACGTGCCTTTGTTCATCTCGACTATGAATACAGCCACAAACCTGAACATGCACAGGCATACCTATAA